AGGGGACCTCCATTGACGCTGTCGTGGCGCCCCCTCCCAGGGACAATTTCCTAAGGATACCGGGATCGATCATGATCGAGTCTATTTTGTTGTTCATGTTTTCCATTGTTTGTTTTATCTATGGTCTGGGAATTTCCAATCCAGGGGAGTATTCGATGAAAATGCTCTGGAACCGGATGCGGGGACGCCGGCCCATTCCGGACTATTCACAGATAAAATCGTAGGCCCCAGGTCGTTCATTCAGACCGGGTTGAAGAATTTCGTCGTTGCGGTGGGATACCATGACTTGAAGGGGGGCGATGACGAAGGCATTCGGAGTTTTTGCCCGCGTGGCGAAACAGGCAGACGCAACGGACTTAAAATCCGTTGGCCGCAAGGCCGTACCGGTTCAAGTCCGGTCGCGGGTACCAGGAAGGCGATTCGATGATTGGCGTTGGCCAACCTTTGATAACGAAGGGTTGGCCGACGCCAGTCGCGGGCAAGGGTCAGGCCGAAGGGATGGGGATGCGTACAATCGATCCGAACGAGGCGTATTCTCCCGGTCCCAACCGCGAAAGGGGCGCGATGGCGGTGCCATCGACGCGCATCCGTCCCTTGGCATCGTGGACCACCACGGAATCGTCGATGTAGATGGTCTGGATCAGGCCAAACACAAGGGCCTGGCGTATTTTTCCGATTTCCTGAACCTCATGAAGGTGGCAGGCGAAGGCGACCTTGCACCCTTCGATGCGGGGCAGCGCGAATCCTGGGAATTCGGTCAGGGTCAACCGTTCCCGCTCCACTTCCGAGACCTCCTCGGGCAATTCGGCGGATGAGTTGTTGAGTGCCTCCAGTTGTGCCATCGAGGCGATATGCACGACAAAGTTTTTTCGCTCGATGATGTTGCGTCGGGTATCCTTGGGAACCCCGTCCTTTTTCATGCCGATGGAGAGCATGAGAAGAGGCGGTTCGCTGGAGACGGCGTTGAAATAGGAAAAGGGGGCGATATTGTACGATTTCGACCGGTTCTCGGTCAGCACCCAGGCGATGGGACGGGGGACCAGGGTTTGTGTCACCGTGTGGTAGATCTGATTGGGTGACAGGGTACCAAGATCGATCAACATGAGGTGTTCTCCGGCTCGGTTGAATGGAACATCGGGTGTTCATGAAACAGTGTGAATGAATGGCTGTTTCTTCGATTTTCATGATGGGACATGTTATTCTGGGTTCCTGTTCGTTGATGATCATCCGCGCCGAGTCACCGGAGGTTTGGGAGTGTACCTGTGATCATATACAACCATTTGACCACGGATCAGATGCGACGGATCATCCAGTCGCTGAAACTCTTTTCTTTTCTTGCCGCCGATGAGGTCGATCGCTCTTCCAGGGAACACCTGCACATCCTGGGCTATGATACCGGGGAATTCCTGATCCAGGAAGGGGCTTCGGACCGGGCCTTGTTTCTGTTGCTG
This portion of the Magnetococcales bacterium genome encodes:
- a CDS encoding flavin reductase family protein, encoding MLIDLGTLSPNQIYHTVTQTLVPRPIAWVLTENRSKSYNIAPFSYFNAVSSEPPLLMLSIGMKKDGVPKDTRRNIIERKNFVVHIASMAQLEALNNSSAELPEEVSEVERERLTLTEFPGFALPRIEGCKVAFACHLHEVQEIGKIRQALVFGLIQTIYIDDSVVVHDAKGRMRVDGTAIAPLSRLGPGEYASFGSIVRIPIPSA